Proteins co-encoded in one Nonomuraea helvata genomic window:
- a CDS encoding DUF1918 domain-containing protein has protein sequence MKAAVGDRLVVEGAHQGEPRRIGVIVALHHDDGTPPYVVRWFDEEHETLVYPGPDAHVEHHDTRLGR, from the coding sequence ATGAAGGCAGCAGTAGGAGACCGGCTGGTGGTCGAAGGCGCCCATCAGGGCGAACCACGCCGCATCGGCGTCATCGTCGCCCTGCACCACGACGACGGCACACCGCCCTACGTGGTCCGTTGGTTCGATGAAGAGCACGAGACCCTGGTCTATCCGGGGCCGGACGCCCACGTCGAACACCATGACACCCGCCTCGGACGGTGA
- a CDS encoding AAA family ATPase — protein MFTHVKETHAAVVFLLGEHAYKLKKPVSLGFLDFSTVRARQAACHREVELNRRLAPDVYEGVADVLGPDGTVCEHLVVMRRMPDERRLATLVRVGRPVDDCLRFVARQLAGLHAMARHGPQIDREGSREMLRGRWTDSFGQVRALPGATIEPGVLDEIEHLALRFLSGRASLFERRIAEGRIVDGHGDLLADDIFCLDDGPRILDCLEFDERLRFVDGLDDAAFLAMDLEWLGAPRLAELFLRWYVEFSGDPAPTALWHHYVAYRAFVRAKVACLRHWQGDMDAEWEARRLAELALRHLHAGAVTLVLVGGPPASGKSTLGGALADRLGYTLLRSDRIRKELAGLDPAQSASAPYRQGIYDPGHTAGTYAELLSRAELLLAQGEPVVLDASWSEERHRTMAADVAVRTSSDLVALLCTVMPQIASARLATRPPELSDADETIGATMTAAMPPWPGAIEIDTSASPQETLARALAAVHPPERNVSWRFQRSQIEPD, from the coding sequence GTGTTCACCCACGTCAAGGAGACGCATGCCGCGGTGGTGTTTTTGCTCGGCGAGCATGCGTACAAGCTGAAGAAGCCCGTCAGCCTTGGCTTCCTCGACTTCAGCACCGTGCGCGCGAGGCAGGCTGCCTGCCACCGTGAGGTGGAGCTGAATCGCAGGCTGGCCCCCGACGTCTACGAGGGCGTGGCCGACGTGCTCGGCCCGGACGGCACGGTCTGCGAGCATCTCGTCGTGATGCGCCGCATGCCCGACGAGCGCCGCCTGGCCACGCTCGTGCGGGTGGGCAGGCCCGTGGACGACTGTTTGCGCTTCGTGGCACGGCAGCTCGCCGGGCTGCACGCCATGGCCCGGCACGGCCCGCAGATCGACCGGGAAGGCAGTCGTGAGATGCTGCGCGGGCGCTGGACGGACAGTTTCGGGCAGGTACGCGCCCTGCCCGGCGCCACGATCGAGCCCGGCGTGCTGGACGAGATCGAGCACCTCGCGCTGCGCTTCCTGTCCGGCAGAGCGTCCCTGTTCGAGAGGCGCATCGCCGAGGGCCGCATCGTCGACGGCCACGGCGATCTGCTGGCCGACGACATCTTCTGCCTGGACGACGGGCCGCGGATTCTCGACTGCCTGGAGTTCGACGAGCGCCTGCGCTTCGTGGACGGCCTGGACGACGCCGCCTTCCTCGCCATGGACCTCGAATGGCTGGGAGCGCCGCGGCTGGCCGAGCTGTTCCTGCGCTGGTACGTCGAGTTCAGCGGCGATCCGGCGCCGACGGCGCTGTGGCACCACTACGTCGCCTACCGGGCGTTCGTCCGCGCCAAGGTCGCCTGCCTGCGCCACTGGCAAGGCGACATGGACGCCGAGTGGGAGGCGCGGCGGCTGGCCGAGCTCGCGCTACGCCATCTGCATGCGGGAGCGGTCACGCTGGTCCTGGTCGGCGGCCCACCCGCGAGCGGGAAATCGACGCTGGGCGGCGCGCTGGCCGACCGGCTCGGGTACACGTTGCTGCGCAGTGACCGCATCCGCAAGGAACTGGCCGGTCTCGATCCGGCGCAGTCCGCGAGCGCGCCGTACCGGCAGGGCATCTACGACCCCGGCCACACCGCCGGCACCTACGCCGAACTGCTGTCGCGCGCCGAACTCCTGCTCGCACAGGGCGAGCCGGTCGTCCTGGACGCCTCCTGGAGCGAAGAGCGGCATCGCACGATGGCCGCGGACGTGGCCGTCCGGACCTCCAGCGACCTGGTCGCGCTCCTGTGCACCGTCATGCCGCAGATCGCCTCTGCCCGGCTCGCCACCCGCCCGCCGGAGCTCTCCGACGCGGACGAAACCATCGGCGCCACCATGACCGCGGCCATGCCGCCGTGGCCGGGCGCGATCGAGATCGACACCAGCGCTTCCCCACAAGAGACGCTGGCACGTGCGCTGGCCGCCGTCCACCCGCCTGAGCGGAACGTGTCGTGGCGTTTCCAGAGATCTCAGATCGAACCCGACTGA
- a CDS encoding V-type ATP synthase subunit F — MATVAVIGETVRVTGFRLAGAVVHPADTPDAARAAWEALGDDVAVVILTPEAAEAVSERAGERLTVVMPP, encoded by the coding sequence ATGGCGACCGTCGCCGTCATCGGTGAGACCGTCCGAGTGACGGGCTTCCGGCTTGCCGGAGCGGTCGTCCATCCGGCCGACACCCCCGATGCCGCTCGTGCCGCGTGGGAGGCCCTCGGCGACGACGTGGCCGTGGTGATCCTCACCCCGGAAGCGGCCGAGGCCGTCAGCGAGAGGGCCGGCGAGAGGCTGACGGTGGTGATGCCGCCGTGA
- a CDS encoding V-type ATP synthase subunit A, with translation MGAVTRVNGPLVEVEDLAGAAMFELVLLGPHKLPGEIVTLSGSRATVQAYEYTGGLAPGDPADRGGAPMSALLGPHLLGGVYDGLLRPLTGAGPWLDPAAPPPTPAARAWGFTPLVEQGRKAARGTVIGRVDDAGSLPYLILSPGGEVSAIRQAGRYPHEVAVAVVGGTEVRLTRRQPVRRALPYASRLEETVPLTTGQRVVDLLLPVCLGGTAAVPGGFGTGKTVLLQQIAKWCDADVVVYIGCGERGNEMADVVAELAELTDPRTGGRLSDRTVVIANTSNMPMMAREASIYTGVTVAEHFRDMGYAAVVIADSTSRWAEARREFASRSGALPAEEGYPADLASALAAFYERAGRVTTLGGATGSVTIIGAVSPPGGDLTEPVTAHTERFVRTLWALDRDLAYARHYPAVSWRESFSRDTEALTQGAPEDAARRARVGGLLAEADRLTALAELVGAGALPARERIGLLAGRLLREGFLQQSALSKQDAYCRPERTALIADALLAIVARCQDLVEHGVSAASVEDRDFSPILRAKEAPGEEVVARCDIVLNELETLR, from the coding sequence GTGGGCGCCGTGACCCGGGTCAACGGCCCTTTGGTCGAAGTCGAGGATCTCGCCGGCGCGGCCATGTTCGAACTGGTCCTGCTCGGACCCCACAAACTGCCGGGCGAGATCGTCACGCTGAGCGGCAGCCGTGCCACGGTCCAGGCATACGAGTACACCGGAGGGCTGGCCCCAGGCGATCCCGCCGACCGCGGCGGAGCCCCCATGTCGGCCCTGCTGGGGCCGCATCTGCTGGGCGGGGTGTACGACGGTCTGCTCCGGCCCCTCACCGGCGCGGGTCCCTGGCTGGATCCCGCCGCACCACCGCCCACACCCGCCGCCCGCGCATGGGGCTTCACACCGCTGGTCGAGCAGGGACGCAAGGCGGCACGGGGCACGGTGATCGGACGAGTCGACGACGCAGGCTCGTTGCCCTACCTGATCCTGTCGCCCGGAGGCGAGGTCTCCGCCATCCGGCAGGCAGGCCGCTACCCTCACGAGGTCGCGGTCGCGGTCGTCGGCGGAACCGAGGTCCGGCTGACCCGCCGTCAGCCGGTACGCCGCGCGTTGCCGTACGCGTCGCGGCTGGAGGAGACGGTGCCGCTCACCACAGGACAGCGAGTCGTTGACCTGCTCCTGCCCGTGTGCCTCGGAGGCACTGCCGCCGTGCCCGGCGGGTTCGGCACGGGCAAGACCGTACTCCTCCAGCAGATCGCCAAATGGTGCGACGCCGACGTGGTCGTCTACATCGGATGCGGGGAGCGCGGCAACGAGATGGCGGATGTCGTCGCCGAACTGGCCGAGCTGACGGACCCACGCACCGGCGGACGGCTCTCCGACCGCACCGTCGTGATCGCCAACACCTCCAACATGCCGATGATGGCCCGCGAGGCCAGCATCTACACGGGAGTGACGGTCGCCGAGCACTTCCGCGACATGGGCTACGCCGCGGTGGTCATCGCCGACTCGACCTCCCGATGGGCCGAGGCACGCCGGGAATTCGCCTCCCGCAGCGGAGCTCTGCCGGCGGAGGAGGGCTATCCTGCGGATCTCGCCTCCGCGCTCGCCGCGTTCTACGAGCGAGCCGGACGGGTGACCACGCTGGGCGGCGCCACCGGATCGGTGACGATCATCGGAGCCGTCTCGCCACCCGGGGGAGATCTGACCGAACCCGTCACGGCCCACACAGAGCGGTTCGTGCGAACGCTGTGGGCACTGGACCGCGACCTCGCCTACGCGAGGCACTACCCGGCGGTCTCCTGGCGCGAGTCGTTCTCGCGTGACACCGAAGCCCTGACGCAAGGCGCTCCCGAAGACGCCGCCCGGCGCGCGCGTGTGGGCGGCCTGCTGGCCGAGGCTGATCGGTTGACCGCGCTGGCCGAGCTGGTCGGGGCAGGAGCGCTGCCTGCCCGTGAGCGCATCGGCCTGCTGGCAGGTCGCCTGCTGCGGGAGGGCTTCCTGCAGCAGAGCGCACTGAGCAAGCAGGACGCCTATTGCCGGCCCGAACGGACCGCCCTCATCGCCGACGCGCTCTTGGCGATCGTGGCCCGCTGCCAGGACCTGGTCGAGCACGGAGTGTCCGCCGCCTCCGTCGAAGATCGCGACTTCTCTCCCATCCTGCGCGCGAAGGAGGCGCCGGGGGAGGAGGTCGTGGCACGGTGCGACATCGTGCTGAACGAACTGGAGACACTGCGGTGA
- a CDS encoding universal stress protein produces MSAESEAAAAVASAGRRSIVVGYDESPGSEQALRWAVEEARLRQLPLVVCHVWHWPYPRRPVVREVLAQVEGIATAVVEEGVRHARELAPLVDVRPLLGRGVASAVLLQAVRDAELAVLGSRGQGGFEELRVGSAAVQVPAHSVRPVVIVGPDGVPVPEGVAQIVVGADGSPAGQAALDFAFEEAELRGGAVRAVCCWQDAGDLTGQDGLPFVDRRQMRVNAEAGFREAVSSLIRRHPAVPVTTEFIVGRPERAVIDAARDATLLVLGSHGVGSTPTMLVGPVTQTALLEAACPVAVTPPPG; encoded by the coding sequence ATGTCGGCGGAATCAGAGGCGGCGGCTGCCGTGGCCAGCGCCGGGCGGCGCTCCATTGTCGTCGGCTACGACGAGTCGCCCGGCAGCGAGCAAGCGCTGCGCTGGGCCGTGGAGGAGGCGCGACTGCGTCAGTTGCCTCTTGTGGTGTGCCATGTCTGGCATTGGCCCTATCCCCGGCGCCCCGTGGTCAGGGAGGTTCTGGCCCAGGTGGAGGGCATTGCCACCGCTGTGGTGGAAGAAGGCGTGCGCCATGCGCGAGAGCTTGCTCCGCTGGTCGACGTCCGGCCGCTGCTGGGGAGAGGCGTGGCCTCGGCGGTTCTCCTGCAGGCCGTGCGCGATGCCGAGTTGGCGGTGCTCGGATCCCGGGGGCAGGGCGGGTTCGAGGAACTTCGGGTGGGATCGGCGGCCGTACAGGTTCCGGCGCACAGTGTCCGGCCCGTCGTCATCGTCGGGCCCGATGGCGTGCCGGTGCCGGAGGGCGTCGCACAGATCGTGGTCGGCGCGGACGGGTCGCCCGCCGGACAGGCGGCGCTGGACTTCGCCTTCGAAGAGGCCGAGCTGCGTGGCGGGGCGGTGAGAGCCGTGTGCTGCTGGCAGGACGCCGGTGACCTGACCGGCCAGGACGGTCTGCCCTTCGTGGATCGCAGGCAGATGCGGGTCAACGCGGAGGCCGGCTTCAGGGAGGCCGTTTCGTCGCTGATCCGACGGCACCCGGCTGTGCCGGTTACGACCGAGTTCATCGTCGGGCGCCCCGAACGTGCTGTGATCGACGCGGCTCGGGACGCGACGCTGCTGGTGCTCGGCAGCCATGGCGTCGGCTCGACGCCCACGATGCTTGTTGGACCGGTCACTCAGACGGCGCTGTTGGAGGCCGCGTGCCCTGTCGCCGTGACACCACCGCCGGGCTGA
- a CDS encoding V-type ATPase 116kDa subunit family protein — protein sequence MTWREALWPVRMERVAIVAPARSLDEVLRIVADAGIVELSTPPDAPLQAVSKTAVVRSEVAALAGWMPARVVPELSGQVAPAGGAVVPLARPRGKEAPSLLRSEGLRGNLASLVNTYGTTPYADIDPTPLAVGAYVLMFGMMFGDVGHGLLLLVAAAGLYRKRPRWLSRFHRAWPFAVGAGLASMLFGLLYGEFFGPTGVVPVLWVQPLADPITLLAAALAGGALLLAAAYLLGVVNRWREGGWPVALYSPAGVAGSALFFGLWLILLGWYSRLGWPAVTGGVIAVVGLMLSFIGFFADAGGGASGTAQAAIRLFDTIVRLGANVASFARLAAFGLTHAAIGSIVWSATTGLWAATPVAAAAVFLLGNALALTIEGLVAGVQALRLEYYELFSRVFQAEGRPFRPWHLPSTSKETAPCSSG from the coding sequence ATGACCTGGCGAGAGGCGCTCTGGCCTGTCCGCATGGAGCGGGTGGCGATCGTCGCCCCTGCCCGCTCGCTGGACGAGGTGCTGAGGATCGTGGCGGATGCGGGGATCGTGGAGTTGTCCACGCCGCCTGACGCACCGCTGCAGGCGGTCTCGAAGACGGCCGTCGTCCGCAGTGAGGTGGCGGCGCTCGCCGGCTGGATGCCCGCCAGAGTCGTCCCCGAGCTGTCGGGCCAGGTAGCGCCCGCGGGCGGGGCCGTGGTGCCGCTCGCTCGCCCTCGAGGCAAGGAGGCTCCGTCTCTGCTGCGGTCCGAAGGGCTGCGTGGCAACCTGGCCTCGCTCGTCAACACCTATGGAACGACGCCGTACGCCGACATCGACCCCACCCCGCTGGCAGTCGGTGCGTACGTACTGATGTTCGGCATGATGTTCGGCGATGTCGGGCACGGGCTGTTGCTGCTCGTCGCGGCGGCTGGGCTCTATCGCAAGCGTCCGAGGTGGCTTTCCCGTTTCCACCGCGCTTGGCCGTTCGCCGTCGGCGCGGGACTGGCGAGCATGCTCTTCGGCCTGCTCTACGGCGAGTTCTTCGGGCCCACGGGCGTCGTCCCCGTGCTCTGGGTCCAGCCGCTGGCCGACCCGATCACCCTCCTCGCCGCAGCTCTCGCCGGGGGCGCGCTGCTGCTCGCGGCCGCCTACCTGCTGGGTGTCGTGAACCGGTGGCGTGAAGGTGGCTGGCCGGTCGCTCTCTACTCCCCGGCGGGGGTCGCCGGTTCGGCGCTGTTCTTCGGACTGTGGCTCATCCTGCTCGGCTGGTACTCACGGCTGGGCTGGCCGGCCGTCACCGGCGGTGTGATCGCGGTCGTGGGCCTGATGCTCTCGTTCATCGGATTCTTCGCCGATGCAGGGGGCGGCGCGAGCGGAACCGCTCAGGCGGCCATTCGGCTCTTCGACACGATCGTCCGACTGGGCGCCAACGTCGCCTCCTTCGCCAGGCTCGCCGCCTTCGGCCTCACGCACGCCGCCATCGGGTCGATCGTCTGGAGTGCCACCACCGGCCTGTGGGCCGCCACCCCCGTCGCCGCGGCGGCGGTGTTCCTGCTCGGCAACGCGCTGGCACTGACCATCGAGGGGCTCGTGGCCGGTGTCCAGGCGCTGCGGCTGGAGTACTACGAGCTCTTCTCCAGGGTCTTCCAAGCCGAGGGACGGCCCTTCCGCCCCTGGCATCTGCCATCGACGTCCAAGGAGACCGCCCCATGCTCGTCTGGGTGA
- a CDS encoding CBS domain-containing protein, whose translation MKATEKEEREDHAVQKLERSWSAMRMTVADVMTSKAVAVTAATSFKEIAEALIAGGISAVPVLDDDDHVIGMVSEVDLLRKEEFREEFCREGSRPPLRARLHHLKGRRKAAGDTAAELMTSPAITIFPDASAVAAARLMDAHDVKRLAVVDYNGRLQGIVSRRDLVKLFVRGDEEIAAEIRDDILDQALWVDTDGVRVEVHQGVVTLSGWMERRTEGAIAARMTARVNGVVDVINKITWKTDDSAGGAR comes from the coding sequence ATGAAAGCAACTGAGAAAGAGGAGCGTGAGGACCACGCCGTGCAGAAGTTGGAAAGGAGCTGGTCGGCCATGCGCATGACCGTAGCGGATGTGATGACCAGCAAGGCCGTCGCCGTCACCGCTGCCACCTCGTTCAAGGAGATCGCCGAAGCGCTCATCGCCGGCGGCATCAGCGCCGTCCCGGTGCTGGACGACGACGACCATGTGATCGGCATGGTGTCCGAGGTGGACCTGCTGCGCAAGGAGGAGTTCCGCGAGGAGTTCTGCCGTGAGGGCTCCCGGCCGCCGCTGCGCGCCCGGCTGCATCACCTCAAGGGCCGCCGGAAGGCCGCCGGAGATACCGCGGCCGAGCTGATGACCAGCCCTGCGATCACCATCTTCCCGGATGCGTCGGCGGTCGCGGCCGCGCGCCTCATGGACGCCCATGACGTCAAGAGGCTGGCGGTCGTCGACTACAACGGCCGCCTGCAGGGCATCGTCAGCCGCCGTGACCTGGTCAAGCTGTTCGTGCGCGGGGATGAGGAGATCGCCGCTGAGATCCGCGACGACATCCTCGACCAGGCACTGTGGGTCGACACCGACGGTGTGCGGGTGGAGGTCCACCAGGGCGTCGTCACCCTGTCCGGCTGGATGGAGCGCCGCACCGAGGGCGCCATCGCGGCCCGCATGACCGCCAGGGTCAACGGCGTGGTCGACGTCATCAACAAGATCACCTGGAAGACCGACGACTCCGCGGGGGGAGCCCGGTAG
- a CDS encoding ATP synthase subunit C — MLVWVKRGLHALNLVIALAAVVLLVCAVTAGSAQGTATAGPAGDNWAALLGAAIAVASSAIGAGIAVAYTGAAALAAMSERPELFGRAIVIVGLAEGIAIYGLVIGIVLIGRA; from the coding sequence ATGCTCGTCTGGGTGAAACGAGGACTGCACGCGCTCAACCTGGTCATCGCGCTCGCCGCGGTCGTCCTCCTCGTCTGTGCCGTGACGGCGGGCTCCGCTCAAGGAACGGCGACGGCCGGCCCGGCCGGCGACAACTGGGCGGCCCTGCTCGGTGCGGCCATCGCGGTAGCCAGCTCGGCGATCGGCGCGGGCATCGCCGTCGCCTACACCGGAGCCGCGGCGCTCGCCGCGATGAGCGAGCGGCCCGAGCTGTTCGGGCGTGCCATCGTCATCGTCGGCTTGGCGGAGGGGATCGCCATCTACGGGCTCGTCATCGGCATCGTCCTCATCGGACGGGCCTGA
- a CDS encoding V-type ATP synthase subunit E family protein has translation MRDALAPLIEALFRQAGIDARAITARAEEEAAELVAAARQEARTILADARADGAAQAEVHAVTERVHAERRARAMKLAAQREALDELCVRAMAEVRTLRDDPCYPRLLDRLSALAREAGGADMVVKEHPDGGVLAEGPGRRVDCTLDALAARAVDALGAEVERLWAP, from the coding sequence ATGCGGGACGCTCTGGCACCGCTGATCGAAGCCCTGTTCAGGCAGGCCGGGATCGACGCCCGGGCGATCACGGCCAGAGCCGAGGAAGAGGCCGCCGAGCTGGTCGCGGCCGCCCGGCAGGAGGCTCGGACCATCCTCGCCGACGCCCGCGCCGACGGAGCCGCCCAGGCCGAGGTGCATGCGGTCACAGAACGGGTCCACGCCGAGCGCCGAGCCCGTGCCATGAAACTCGCGGCTCAACGCGAGGCGCTGGACGAACTGTGCGTACGAGCAATGGCCGAGGTCAGGACGCTGCGCGACGATCCCTGCTACCCCCGGCTGCTGGACCGGCTGAGCGCCCTGGCCCGCGAAGCCGGGGGAGCGGACATGGTCGTAAAGGAGCATCCGGACGGTGGCGTGCTGGCGGAGGGGCCAGGGCGGCGCGTCGACTGCACCCTCGACGCGCTGGCCGCACGAGCCGTGGATGCGCTCGGGGCGGAGGTGGAGCGGCTGTGGGCGCCGTGA
- the fbp gene encoding fructose-1,6-bisphosphate aldolase/phosphatase translates to MVTLSIIKADTGGFVGHTAVHPDMMAEARREMTRGIESGLLIDGHVASCGDDVSLIMTHTYGPDADLIHSFAWDTFQATTHIAKELGLYGAGQDLLSDAFSGNLRGMGPGYAELEFEERPSDPVICFLADKTEPGAWNLPLYKMFADPFNTAGLVIDQKMHAGFTFEVYDLYEEKRIFFDCPAELYEMLMYIGAPARYVIHSVRSKTLDETAAATSTQRLSLIAGKYVGKDDPVMIVRCQSGLPAVGEVLEPFTFAYGVAGCMRGSHHAPLMPVSSGDAHPSRFDGPPRVVALGFQLHDGKLIGPRDLFADPAFDRAREQANEAMDYFRRHGPFEPHRLPLEDLEYTTMTILTKRLASRWTPMTTELATAGTSRS, encoded by the coding sequence ATGGTCACTCTCAGTATCATCAAGGCCGACACCGGGGGATTCGTCGGCCACACGGCCGTGCATCCGGACATGATGGCCGAGGCACGCCGCGAGATGACCCGCGGCATCGAATCAGGCCTGCTCATCGACGGGCACGTGGCCAGCTGCGGCGACGACGTCTCGCTCATCATGACCCACACCTACGGCCCGGACGCGGACCTCATCCACTCCTTCGCCTGGGACACCTTCCAGGCCACGACGCACATCGCCAAGGAACTCGGCCTGTACGGCGCCGGCCAGGACCTGCTGTCCGACGCCTTCTCCGGCAACCTGCGCGGCATGGGCCCCGGCTACGCCGAGCTTGAGTTCGAGGAACGCCCCTCCGACCCGGTGATCTGCTTCCTGGCCGACAAGACCGAGCCCGGAGCATGGAACCTGCCGCTGTACAAGATGTTCGCGGACCCGTTCAACACTGCCGGCCTGGTCATCGACCAGAAGATGCACGCCGGCTTCACCTTCGAGGTCTACGACCTCTACGAGGAGAAGCGCATCTTCTTCGACTGCCCCGCCGAGCTGTACGAGATGCTCATGTACATCGGCGCACCCGCCCGCTACGTCATCCACAGCGTCCGTTCCAAGACGCTCGACGAGACCGCGGCCGCGACCAGCACCCAGCGGCTGTCGCTCATCGCCGGCAAGTACGTCGGCAAGGACGATCCCGTGATGATCGTCCGCTGCCAGTCAGGACTGCCCGCCGTGGGTGAGGTGCTGGAGCCCTTCACCTTCGCCTACGGGGTCGCCGGCTGCATGCGCGGCTCGCACCACGCACCGCTCATGCCCGTCTCCAGCGGTGACGCGCACCCGTCGCGTTTCGACGGTCCACCGCGTGTGGTGGCGTTGGGCTTCCAGCTCCACGACGGCAAGCTGATCGGCCCGCGCGATCTGTTCGCCGACCCCGCCTTCGACCGGGCACGCGAGCAGGCGAACGAGGCCATGGACTACTTCCGCCGCCACGGCCCGTTCGAACCGCACCGGCTGCCGCTGGAGGACCTGGAGTACACCACCATGACCATCCTCACCAAGCGGCTTGCCAGCCGCTGGACCCCGATGACGACCGAACTCGCCACGGCCGGAACGAGCCGGAGCTGA
- a CDS encoding CBS domain-containing protein, producing MLVREVMSSPAVTVRSTDPVRRAIRILYSHNIAAAPVLDGSDRLVGVVSELDLLRGEFEPDPRATVRPMPPAHEPPCRVMEVMTPQVITVTDDRRQHRHRPHGAQARQEPARAPRQTDRRHGEPPRPDGDAGPIGRGPA from the coding sequence ATGCTCGTGCGCGAAGTCATGAGCAGCCCGGCCGTCACGGTCCGCAGTACCGACCCGGTGCGCCGGGCCATCCGGATTCTCTACAGCCACAACATCGCCGCGGCTCCCGTCCTCGACGGCAGTGACCGCCTGGTTGGCGTGGTCAGCGAGCTGGACCTGCTGCGCGGGGAGTTCGAGCCCGATCCCCGCGCCACAGTACGTCCCATGCCCCCGGCGCACGAGCCGCCGTGCCGGGTGATGGAAGTGATGACGCCCCAGGTCATCACCGTCACCGACGATCGACGTCAACACCGCCATCGACCTCATGGTGCGCAAGCACGTCAAGAGCCTGCCCGTGCTCCGCGGCAAACAGATCGTCGGCATGGTGAGCCGCCGCGACCTGATGGCGATGCTGGCCCGATCGGACGAGGACCTGCGTGA
- a CDS encoding DUF1876 domain-containing protein — translation MKEVAVMQAKQWTVQIYINEDGNDTCARAVLTTRDGTGLAGTGRARRNPADPSVPEIGDELAVSRALTDLAEKLAVVAQRDITEFARSPVPSRSW, via the coding sequence GTGAAGGAGGTCGCGGTCATGCAAGCCAAGCAGTGGACAGTGCAGATCTACATCAACGAGGACGGCAACGACACCTGCGCGCGAGCCGTGCTCACCACCCGGGACGGTACAGGGCTGGCCGGCACCGGCCGGGCTCGCCGCAACCCGGCGGATCCCTCGGTACCGGAGATCGGGGACGAGCTGGCGGTTTCACGTGCCCTGACCGATCTGGCGGAGAAGCTTGCTGTGGTCGCGCAACGCGACATCACCGAGTTCGCCCGTTCCCCGGTCCCGAGCCGTTCATGGTGA
- a CDS encoding CBS domain-containing protein, whose amino-acid sequence MRTTVQDVMTTDVSAVNAGASFHTVAEQLINRGVSGVPVLDDDNRVVGVVSEADLLAKQEFKQSYYGDSYLPPLRARIRHTVGSEGSGFYKALGETAGELMTSPARTTTPDTPVVLAARQMDKYGVKRLPVVDSDGRLVGIVSRRDLIKVFLRPDTDIDNQVREAIHNDVLKLEVTVADGTVTLSGTVPEHSQAIAAVRLAESIDGVVAVHDKLGWKHDDVVANLTMWGGA is encoded by the coding sequence ATGAGAACCACTGTTCAGGACGTGATGACCACCGACGTGTCCGCCGTCAACGCCGGCGCCTCCTTCCACACCGTAGCCGAGCAGCTCATCAACAGAGGCGTCAGCGGCGTTCCCGTGCTGGACGACGACAACCGCGTCGTAGGCGTGGTGTCCGAGGCCGACCTGCTGGCCAAACAGGAGTTCAAGCAGAGCTACTACGGCGACAGTTACCTCCCGCCGCTGCGTGCCCGCATCCGCCACACCGTCGGCAGCGAGGGCAGCGGCTTCTACAAGGCGCTCGGCGAGACCGCCGGCGAGCTGATGACCTCCCCCGCCCGCACCACCACCCCCGACACTCCCGTCGTGCTGGCCGCACGGCAGATGGACAAGTACGGCGTCAAGCGCCTGCCCGTGGTCGACTCCGACGGAAGGCTCGTCGGCATCGTCAGCCGCCGCGACCTGATCAAGGTATTCCTCCGACCGGACACCGACATCGACAACCAGGTCCGAGAGGCCATCCACAACGATGTCCTCAAGCTGGAGGTCACAGTGGCCGACGGCACGGTGACCCTGTCCGGAACGGTTCCTGAGCACAGCCAGGCCATCGCCGCCGTCCGCCTGGCCGAGAGCATCGACGGCGTCGTGGCCGTACACGACAAGCTCGGCTGGAAACACGACGACGTCGTCGCCAACCTCACCATGTGGGGCGGTGCCTGA